The Gemmatimonadota bacterium nucleotide sequence AGGTAGGTCTGCCAGTTCACCCACGTCTTCATGAACTCCCCGTCGTAGGAGCCGTCCTGCAGGATGACGTTGGCCATGGCCAGCAGTACCGCGGCCTCGCTGCCCGGATAGGTCGGCATCCAGTGGTCGGCCATGCTGGCCGTGTTGGACAGCCTCGGGTCCATGACGGCCAGCTTCGCCCCCTTCATCATGCCTTCGATGATGCGCTGGGCGTGGGGATTGAAGTAGTGTCCCGATTCCAGGTGGGCGCTGATGAGGAGGATGAATTGCGCGTTGGCGTGGTCCGGCGACGGCCGGTCGAAGAAATGCCAGAGGGCGTAACCGAAGCGCGCGCCCGACGAGCAGATGTTGGTGTGGCTGTTGTGCCCGTCCACGCCCCAGGCCTTGAGCACCCGGTCGATGTAGCCCTCGGCGCCGGGTCGGCCCACGTGGTAGGCGATCTCGTTGTTGGCGCCCTGCTGCAGGCGTTCGCGGATCCGGCCGGCGATGTCGTCCAGCGCGTCGTCCCAGGACACCCGTTCCCACTCGCCGCTGCCCCGGGCGCCCGACCGGCGCACGGGATAGAGGATGCGGTCGGTGTCGCGGATCTGGTTGATGGTCGCCGGACCCTTGGCGCAGTTGCGCCCCCGGCTGGCCGGGTGGTAGGGATTGCCCTCGAACTTGCGGACCTCCATCGTCTCCTTGTCCACGTAGCTGAGCATGCCGCACCCGGCTTCACAGTTGAAGCAGGCCGTGGGCACCACCATGTAGCGTTTGGTCTGCTGCCGCGGCCAGTCCTGGGCCTCGTACTCCACCCAGTCGTCCCACTGGTCCGGCGGCGGGTAGTCCGTGAGCGCGCCGCCTTCGGTCAGGCTCGGGAGATCCGGTCCGTCCACTTCGTGCAGGTTGGGGATCAGGCCGATCTTCTCGGCCAGCGATTCGATCAATCCCGGTTTATGGCGTATGGACATGGAGTCTTTTCCATCCTCGATCGTCAGTGCGTTAACTCAGCGGAATGTCCTGCGGCGCTCTGACCCAGACGTACTCCGTCGCGTAGAGACCGATCAGCACGCCCGCGCCCGCCGCGGCGAGGACCGCTTCACCGCCGATCCAGGCCAGTACGACGGGCACAAGATTGCCGATCGCGATACCAAGCAGCCAGAAGTATCCCCGGTACCTGCCACGGACGATGGCCTGCACGGCTTTTCGGGCGTCGGCCGTGGGATGGGGCGTCAGCATCTCGGACGCGATGACCAGCAGGTTCAGGATGATGGCGACAATTAACGTGTTCCGCACGAAGGCGGTCCACGCCTCGCCGGGCTCGCCGAAAAGGTGCGCCAGGGCGAACACCGCCGCACCGGCCAGTACCGCGTGGAGCAGCATGTGCAGGACCAGCGTCGGGCTCTGCCAGAAATCCCGCCCCTTGGCCTGGGCGAAGAGAAAGGCCGTGTATACTGCCGTGACGACCGCCAACACTGCCGTGATCCAGCCGATGATTTCAGCCGCTCCGGTCCGACCGGTCCACATGGCCGCGGCCCAGAGCGTGAGCGCCAGCCCGTAGAGGGTCAGGGCGTAGCCGCCGAGCACGAGCCAGGATTTCCACTGGGGACGAAGCAGCACGTATAGAAAGCGTTTGGGTTGGGTCAGGTCGCTGACGAGCAGGATCGTCGTGGCCAGGAGGAACGTCAAGGCCACGGTGCAGCCGGCCCACGCGAGCACGGGATCGACGGCATACCCGAAGACCGAGGCCGCGAAGGGAAGGAGGAAGGCCCCCGCCGAAATGGCCTTGGTCCACACGTAGGCTGCCACGTCGTTGCCCCACAGGACGCCCTTGTCCGGTGCGTCGTAGACCCGGCGCGCCGCGGCGTCTTTTCCATTGCCCCGATCGCTGCCTGGTTCCGCTCCAGCCCGGCCACCAGCGTCATCCTGTCGGTCGCCGCCAACCTGCCCGTCCTGTCCCATCCCCCCAAGCTGCCGGATCATGTCCTCCGGATCCGCCTTGGCGGTCCGTTCCTCGATATACCGGGCAAAATGGCCGACGCCGTCCGACTGCGAACTCCACATGTAGTTGTCCGACGTCGCGGTTTCCCCGGGCGTCAATGAGGCCTCGTCGCCGTCGATGTAGTACAGGCGGGGCTTCGTGTCCTTCTCGATCTTTCGGACCGTCACCTGTTCCTTCGCGAGCAACTGGGAGATCTCCGTCGAACCATCGTCCATATCGCCTGAGATGATGGCGTGTTCCGGGCAGACGTTCACGCAGGCGGGTTCGAGACCGATATCCACTCGGTGGGCGCAGTAGTTGCACTTGGCCGCCGTATGGGTGTCCGGATCGATATACAGGGCGTCGTAGGGACAGGCCTGCATGCAGCCCTTGCATCCGATGCATCGCCGCGGATCGAAATCGACGATGCCGTCCTTCCGGGTGTACAGCGCCGTCACCGGACAGATCTCCACGCAGGGGGCGTCCTCGCAATGGTTGCACCGCATGACGGAGAAATGCCTCGACGTGTTCGGATACGTCCCTTTCTCGATGTACTTCACCCAGGTCCGGTTGACGCCGAGGGGCACTTCGTGCTCAGCCTTGCACGCGACGGTGCAGGCGTGGCACCCGATGCACTTCCTGTTGTCGATGATGAAACCGTATTGCATGGATGCTCCGGATGATGCGGTCAGCCGGAAAGCGTTCCGTACTGGCCGCCGTAGAAGACCAATGGGCGCCCTTGCCCGGCGCCGCCCGCAACGATCTCGCCGATGAAGATGTCGTGATCTCCGCCCTGCAGTATTTCTGTGACGCGGCAGTCAACGTAGGCCAGCGCTTGCTCGAAAACGGGCGAACCCGTGGCCTCGGTCCGGTACGCGATGCCTGAAAAGTCCTTTGGACCGTGCTTTGCGAAACGCACGGAGATTTCTTCCTGTTCTTCGGTCAGAATATTGACGGCGAAGCAGTCGCTGGCCCTGAGGTAGGTGTTCATCTGGGCCTTCACGTCCACCGATACGAGAATGAGCGGGGGATCCAGCGAGAGGGAAGCCACCGCATTGGCGGTCATGCCCTGCGGCCTGTCCTCGTAGCAGGTGGTTACGACGGTCACGCCGGTCGCGAAATGCCCCATGATCCGTCGTTGTTCCATTTGATCAAAAGCCATTTTACCACGCTTGTCAGGGAGTTTTCCGCGATCGGGCAACTGTCTCCCACTGTGATGCATCGTCCCGTCAAAGTCAATGTATTTAAAGATGGTCCCGCGTTTCATTCCCGGTGGCGTCTCAGGGCTACAGCCGAATCACCACGGAAGCGGTTACGGGTATCCACCGGGCGCTTTCATCGAACACATTGCGTGCATGGTTGTACCTCGCCTCCAGGGACAACCGCACGTGGTCGCTGACGGTCAGGTTGACCCCCAGGCCGAACACGAACATGAACGAGTGGTCGCTGGTACCGGAGTCCGCGTCT carries:
- a CDS encoding 4Fe-4S ferredoxin, which encodes MQYGFIIDNRKCIGCHACTVACKAEHEVPLGVNRTWVKYIEKGTYPNTSRHFSVMRCNHCEDAPCVEICPVTALYTRKDGIVDFDPRRCIGCKGCMQACPYDALYIDPDTHTAAKCNYCAHRVDIGLEPACVNVCPEHAIISGDMDDGSTEISQLLAKEQVTVRKIEKDTKPRLYYIDGDEASLTPGETATSDNYMWSSQSDGVGHFARYIEERTAKADPEDMIRQLGGMGQDGQVGGDRQDDAGGRAGAEPGSDRGNGKDAAARRVYDAPDKGVLWGNDVAAYVWTKAISAGAFLLPFAASVFGYAVDPVLAWAGCTVALTFLLATTILLVSDLTQPKRFLYVLLRPQWKSWLVLGGYALTLYGLALTLWAAAMWTGRTGAAEIIGWITAVLAVVTAVYTAFLFAQAKGRDFWQSPTLVLHMLLHAVLAGAAVFALAHLFGEPGEAWTAFVRNTLIVAIILNLLVIASEMLTPHPTADARKAVQAIVRGRYRGYFWLLGIAIGNLVPVVLAWIGGEAVLAAAGAGVLIGLYATEYVWVRAPQDIPLS
- a CDS encoding flavin reductase family protein, with product MKRGTIFKYIDFDGTMHHSGRQLPDRGKLPDKRGKMAFDQMEQRRIMGHFATGVTVVTTCYEDRPQGMTANAVASLSLDPPLILVSVDVKAQMNTYLRASDCFAVNILTEEQEEISVRFAKHGPKDFSGIAYRTEATGSPVFEQALAYVDCRVTEILQGGDHDIFIGEIVAGGAGQGRPLVFYGGQYGTLSG